The Microbacterium paraoxydans genome includes a window with the following:
- the sdhA gene encoding succinate dehydrogenase flavoprotein subunit — protein sequence MTTQTQDSVVRDGVHYHQFDIVIVGAGGAGMRAAIEAGPGAKTAVISKLYPTRSHTGAAQGGMAAALANVEEDSWEWHTFDTVKGGDYLVDQDAAEILAKEAIDAVIDLENMGLPFNRTPEGKIDQRRFGGHTAEHGKTPVRRACYAADRTGHMILQTLFQNCVKLGINFFNEFYVLDLITVKDAAGATQIAGVVAYDLATGELHVFQSKAVIFATGGFGKIFKTTSNAHTLTGDGVGIVWRKGLPLEDLEFFQFHPTGLAGLGILLTEGARGEGAILRNASGERFMERYAPTIKDLAPRDIVARCMVQEVAEGRGAGPHKDYVLLDCTHLGAEVLETKLPDITEFARTYLGVDPVVEPVPVMPTAHYAMGGIPTNNNGEVLADNDTVVPGLYAAGECACVSVHGANRLGTNSLLDINVFGKRSGRNAVEYVKTAEFVPLPENPAGFVSDMLEGLRNNQGTERIAVLRKTLQDEMDKGAQVFRTHESLQHVLGVIAELRERYKNVHVDDKGHRFNTDLLEAVELGFLLDIAEVVVYAAQNREESRGGHMRDDFPKRDDENYMKHTMAYLTGDPHSSDPSDHIKLDWKPVVFTKNDKGELNYPPMERKY from the coding sequence GTGACTACCCAGACGCAGGATTCCGTCGTCCGTGACGGCGTGCACTACCACCAGTTCGACATCGTCATCGTGGGCGCCGGCGGCGCCGGCATGCGGGCGGCCATCGAGGCCGGCCCCGGCGCGAAGACGGCCGTGATCTCCAAGCTGTACCCGACGCGCTCGCACACCGGTGCCGCGCAGGGCGGTATGGCGGCGGCCCTCGCGAACGTCGAGGAGGACTCCTGGGAGTGGCACACCTTCGACACCGTGAAGGGCGGCGACTACCTCGTCGACCAGGACGCGGCGGAGATCCTCGCGAAGGAGGCCATCGACGCGGTCATCGACCTCGAGAACATGGGTCTCCCCTTCAACCGCACCCCCGAGGGCAAGATCGACCAGCGTCGCTTCGGCGGTCACACGGCCGAGCACGGCAAGACCCCGGTCCGCCGCGCCTGCTACGCCGCCGACCGCACCGGTCACATGATCCTGCAGACGCTGTTCCAGAACTGCGTCAAGCTCGGCATCAACTTCTTCAACGAGTTCTACGTGCTCGACCTCATCACCGTGAAGGACGCGGCGGGCGCGACGCAGATCGCCGGCGTGGTGGCCTACGACCTCGCCACGGGCGAGCTGCACGTCTTCCAGTCCAAGGCCGTGATCTTCGCGACCGGCGGTTTCGGCAAGATCTTCAAGACGACCTCCAACGCGCACACCCTCACGGGCGACGGCGTCGGCATCGTCTGGCGCAAGGGCCTCCCCCTCGAGGACCTCGAGTTCTTCCAGTTCCACCCGACCGGCCTCGCCGGCCTCGGAATCCTCCTCACCGAGGGCGCCCGCGGCGAGGGTGCGATCCTGCGCAACGCCTCGGGTGAGCGCTTCATGGAGCGGTACGCCCCGACGATCAAGGACCTGGCGCCCCGAGACATCGTCGCGCGCTGCATGGTCCAGGAGGTCGCGGAGGGACGCGGCGCCGGTCCTCACAAGGACTACGTACTGCTGGACTGCACGCACCTGGGCGCCGAGGTGCTGGAGACCAAGCTCCCCGACATCACCGAGTTCGCCCGCACCTACCTGGGCGTCGACCCGGTCGTCGAGCCGGTCCCCGTCATGCCGACCGCGCACTACGCCATGGGCGGCATCCCCACCAACAACAACGGCGAGGTGCTCGCGGACAACGACACCGTCGTCCCCGGCCTGTACGCTGCCGGCGAGTGCGCCTGCGTCTCGGTGCACGGCGCCAACCGCCTCGGCACGAACTCGCTGCTCGACATCAACGTGTTCGGCAAGCGGTCCGGCCGCAACGCCGTCGAGTACGTCAAGACGGCCGAGTTCGTCCCGCTGCCGGAGAACCCCGCCGGGTTCGTCTCCGACATGCTCGAGGGCCTGCGCAACAACCAGGGCACCGAGCGGATCGCGGTCCTCCGCAAGACGCTGCAGGACGAGATGGACAAGGGCGCGCAGGTGTTCCGCACGCACGAGTCGCTGCAGCACGTCCTCGGCGTGATCGCGGAGCTCCGTGAGCGCTACAAGAACGTGCACGTCGACGACAAGGGCCACCGGTTCAACACCGACCTGCTCGAGGCCGTCGAACTGGGCTTCCTGCTCGACATCGCCGAGGTCGTCGTCTACGCCGCACAGAACCGCGAGGAGAGCCGCGGCGGACACATGCGCGACGACTTCCCGAAGCGTGACGACGAGAACTACATGAAGCACACCATGGCGTACCTCACGGGCGACCCGCACTCCTCCGACCCGAGCGACCACATCAAGCTCGACTGGAAGCCGGTCGTCTTCACCAAGAACGACAAGGGCGAGTTGAACTACCCGCCGATGGAGAGGAAGTACTGA
- a CDS encoding 50S ribosomal protein L25/general stress protein Ctc has translation MSEDTTVHAELRSSFGKGFARRLRAAGKIPAVIYGHGTEPVHVALPGHQVSLIIRRANALLDLDIEGTSQLALVKDVQKDPVHQIIEHIDLLVVKKGEKVAIDVPVVVTGEPAPGTIVNLDATTIQVEAEATHIPENIEVSVEGLEEGAHITAADVTLPKGSTLLTDAEVLVVAISVPAAPVEDEETEGESAEGAAEASEEAAAE, from the coding sequence ATGTCTGAAGACACCACGGTCCACGCCGAGCTGCGCAGCAGCTTCGGCAAGGGCTTCGCCCGTCGTCTGCGCGCCGCCGGCAAGATCCCCGCGGTCATCTACGGCCACGGCACCGAGCCCGTGCACGTCGCGCTGCCGGGTCACCAGGTCTCCCTGATCATCCGCCGCGCCAACGCGCTGCTCGACCTCGACATCGAGGGCACCTCGCAGCTCGCCCTCGTCAAGGACGTGCAGAAGGACCCGGTGCACCAGATCATCGAGCACATCGACCTCCTGGTCGTGAAGAAGGGCGAGAAGGTCGCCATCGACGTCCCCGTCGTCGTGACCGGCGAGCCGGCCCCCGGCACCATCGTCAACCTCGACGCCACGACCATCCAGGTCGAGGCCGAGGCCACGCACATCCCCGAGAACATCGAGGTCTCGGTCGAGGGTCTCGAGGAGGGCGCGCACATCACCGCCGCCGACGTCACCCTCCCGAAGGGCTCGACGCTCCTCACCGACGCCGAGGTCCTCGTGGTCGCCATCTCCGTCCCGGCCGCTCCGGTCGAGGACGAGGAGACCGAGGGCGAGTCCGCCGAGGGTGCCGCCGAGGCGTCCGAGGAGGCCGCCGCGGAGTGA
- a CDS encoding DUF4166 domain-containing protein, whose translation MTDGMPLRRGQVFLDALGTEAERLHPEILAQYRAPVSAGHAEGVFAVAGSRFGRWAALARPIVGPGLLVPTSGRDVPFVLRTTTGRAATGRATLDSTREFLFPGRTARIVDRLTVSVRPGLVRNLLGARGRVELIEECSVTAEGFLRMRTVRVALRLFGRRFALPGPLGVRVDLVDGWDAEHRRRTIDMRAVNPVLGTVLEYRGWYRESDPSPSERPEPGQ comes from the coding sequence ATGACGGACGGCATGCCCCTGAGACGCGGACAGGTGTTCCTCGACGCCCTGGGCACGGAGGCGGAGCGCCTCCACCCCGAGATCCTCGCGCAGTACCGTGCTCCCGTCTCGGCGGGGCACGCGGAGGGCGTGTTCGCGGTCGCGGGGAGCCGGTTCGGCCGCTGGGCGGCCCTCGCTCGTCCGATCGTGGGACCGGGGCTGCTGGTGCCGACGTCGGGGCGGGACGTGCCGTTCGTGCTGCGCACGACGACCGGGCGCGCGGCGACGGGCCGCGCGACGCTCGACTCCACCCGCGAGTTCCTCTTCCCCGGTCGGACGGCACGGATCGTGGACCGGCTGACGGTGAGCGTGCGGCCGGGGCTGGTGCGGAATCTCCTCGGCGCCCGTGGCCGCGTGGAGCTCATCGAGGAGTGCAGTGTGACGGCGGAGGGCTTCCTGCGGATGCGTACCGTCCGGGTCGCCTTGCGGCTGTTCGGGCGGCGGTTCGCTCTGCCCGGACCGCTCGGCGTGCGCGTGGACCTCGTCGACGGCTGGGACGCCGAGCACCGCCGGCGCACGATCGACATGCGCGCCGTGAACCCCGTGCTCGGCACCGTGCTGGAGTACCGCGGATGGTACCGGGAGTCGGATCCGTCGCCCTCCGAGCGGCCGGAACCGGGTCAGTAG
- a CDS encoding YihY/virulence factor BrkB family protein, which yields MSEPGSATDGRLDAAVERATALTRRTLGLFPVRVWRHFLQHNGFLLAAGVSYQALFAIFAAIYLAFAIAGLWLGGSEEAVNGLIDIINNYIPNLILDEGGVFTPAQVQEIASNTSGFLGITGLIALGTVIWTAIGWVTFSRRAVRDIFGLEPDRRSYLLLKARDLLAALIFGVALIVGSALSSASAAVLSWVLSLLGWDAGSDGLNISIRIGTVLVSFVLLTGALAAMVRFLTGTSLHWSTIWPGALLGGAAMTVLQFGVGFLLSYTPSNPLLATFAIFVGLLLWFRVNGVVMLVAASWIAVAAQDRDLPLLLPTEAERRVAEHATLLSAARIRLRDARAARDGAPWYRSWAAGHAVRAAEDEVARLEASAPPPAPPTSPLAQRLLSELDHRQNRDVGGAR from the coding sequence GTGTCCGAGCCTGGTTCGGCGACCGACGGTCGCCTCGATGCCGCGGTCGAGCGCGCGACCGCGCTGACCCGGCGCACCCTCGGCCTCTTCCCGGTGCGGGTGTGGCGGCACTTCCTGCAGCACAACGGCTTCCTGCTCGCCGCCGGGGTGAGCTATCAGGCGCTGTTCGCCATCTTCGCCGCGATCTACCTCGCGTTCGCCATCGCGGGCCTCTGGCTCGGCGGCAGTGAGGAGGCGGTGAACGGCCTCATCGACATCATCAACAACTACATCCCGAACCTCATCCTCGACGAGGGCGGCGTCTTCACTCCCGCGCAGGTGCAGGAGATCGCCTCGAACACCAGCGGGTTCCTCGGAATCACCGGTCTCATCGCCCTCGGCACGGTGATCTGGACCGCGATCGGGTGGGTGACCTTCTCGCGGCGGGCCGTGCGGGACATCTTCGGCCTCGAGCCCGACCGGCGCAGCTACCTCCTCCTCAAGGCGCGCGACCTGCTCGCCGCCCTGATCTTCGGCGTTGCGCTCATCGTCGGCTCCGCACTGAGCTCGGCCAGCGCCGCGGTCCTCAGCTGGGTGCTGTCGCTGCTGGGCTGGGATGCCGGCTCCGACGGCCTCAACATCAGCATCCGCATCGGCACCGTCCTGGTGTCGTTCGTCCTGCTGACGGGAGCGCTGGCGGCGATGGTGCGCTTCCTCACCGGCACCTCGCTGCACTGGAGCACGATCTGGCCGGGAGCCCTCCTCGGCGGCGCGGCCATGACGGTGCTGCAGTTCGGGGTCGGGTTCCTACTGAGCTACACGCCGTCGAACCCGCTGCTGGCGACCTTCGCGATCTTCGTCGGACTGCTGCTGTGGTTCCGGGTGAACGGGGTGGTCATGCTCGTCGCCGCGTCGTGGATCGCCGTCGCCGCCCAGGACCGCGACCTCCCGCTCCTGCTGCCGACGGAGGCCGAGCGGCGGGTGGCGGAGCACGCCACGCTGCTCTCCGCGGCACGGATCCGACTGCGCGACGCCCGCGCCGCGCGCGACGGGGCCCCGTGGTACCGGAGCTGGGCGGCCGGACACGCCGTCCGCGCGGCGGAGGACGAGGTCGCGCGACTGGAGGCCTCCGCTCCCCCGCCCGCGCCTCCGACCTCCCCTCTCGCGCAGCGCCTGCTCTCCGAGCTCGATCACCGTCAGAACCGCGATGTCGGCGGTGCTCGTTAG
- the sdhC gene encoding succinate dehydrogenase, cytochrome b556 subunit, whose product MSTSARLTPSISETTSKTPRGTLYRGREGMWSWVLHRITGVAIFFFLLVHVLDTALIRVSPEAYDAVIGTYKNPVMAIGEVVLVAGIVFHAMNGLRIIAVDFWSKGAKYQRQLFWGVLLVWGVIMAGFVPRHLMLAFAGFGGGH is encoded by the coding sequence GTGTCCACAAGCGCTCGCTTGACACCGTCGATTTCGGAAACCACGTCCAAGACCCCCCGCGGCACCCTCTATCGGGGTCGCGAAGGCATGTGGTCGTGGGTGCTTCACCGCATCACCGGAGTCGCCATCTTCTTCTTCCTGTTGGTGCACGTGCTCGACACGGCGCTGATCAGGGTGTCGCCGGAGGCGTACGACGCGGTCATCGGCACATACAAGAACCCGGTCATGGCGATCGGCGAGGTCGTCCTCGTGGCGGGCATCGTCTTCCACGCCATGAACGGCCTGCGCATCATCGCCGTCGACTTCTGGTCGAAGGGCGCCAAGTACCAGCGCCAGCTCTTCTGGGGCGTGCTGCTCGTGTGGGGCGTCATCATGGCCGGCTTCGTCCCGCGCCACCTGATGCTCGCGTTCGCCGGCTTCGGAGGAGGACACTGA
- a CDS encoding exodeoxyribonuclease III, which produces MPHLRIASVNVNGIRAAARNGMSTWLDAADIDILTLQEVRGQDEHIEAALPGWTFVHDEATAKGRAGVAIASRLPALASRADFGPEDFDSKGRWIEADFLIGDRPLTVVSAYVHSGEADTPKQDEKWKFLDAFEARLASLNTDGALALVTGDLNVGHRELDIKNWRGNRTKAGFLPRERAYFDRFLGEAGTSVTGVDGSVGTGLGWVDVGRRFHGEVDGPYTWWSMRGKAFDNDSGWRIDYHLATPALAERVQAYHVARAAAYDQRWSDHAPVVVDYTY; this is translated from the coding sequence ATGCCTCACCTGCGTATCGCCTCGGTCAATGTCAACGGGATCCGGGCGGCCGCCCGCAACGGGATGAGCACGTGGCTGGACGCCGCAGACATCGACATCCTCACCCTTCAGGAGGTGCGCGGGCAGGACGAGCACATCGAGGCCGCCCTCCCCGGCTGGACCTTCGTGCACGACGAGGCCACGGCCAAGGGGCGCGCGGGCGTCGCGATCGCCAGCCGCCTCCCCGCGCTCGCCTCCCGGGCGGACTTCGGCCCGGAGGACTTCGACTCCAAGGGGCGCTGGATCGAGGCCGACTTCCTGATCGGCGACCGTCCGCTCACCGTCGTCAGCGCCTACGTGCACTCCGGCGAGGCCGACACCCCCAAGCAGGACGAGAAGTGGAAGTTCCTCGACGCGTTCGAGGCTCGACTGGCGAGCCTGAACACCGACGGCGCCCTCGCCCTCGTCACCGGCGACCTCAACGTGGGGCACCGCGAGCTCGACATCAAGAACTGGCGCGGCAACCGCACCAAGGCCGGCTTCCTGCCGCGCGAGCGCGCCTACTTCGATCGCTTCCTCGGTGAGGCCGGGACATCGGTCACCGGCGTCGACGGCTCGGTCGGCACGGGCCTGGGCTGGGTCGACGTCGGACGTCGCTTCCACGGCGAGGTGGACGGGCCGTACACCTGGTGGTCCATGCGCGGGAAGGCCTTCGACAACGACTCGGGATGGCGCATCGACTACCACCTGGCCACGCCCGCTCTCGCCGAGCGCGTGCAGGCGTACCACGTGGCCCGTGCGGCCGCGTACGACCAGCGCTGGAGCGACCACGCGCCGGTCGTCGTCGACTACACCTACTGA
- a CDS encoding succinate dehydrogenase iron-sulfur subunit: MSNAIAEAPAETTEDTGIQSFIVTFNIRRFDPEVDAEPHWVDYDVELYSTDRVLDALHKIKWEVDGSLTFRRSCAHGICGSDAMRINGRNRLACKTLIKDLDISKPIYVEAIKGLPLEKDLVVDMEPFFASYREVQPFLVANSVPEKGKERTQSIADREIFDDTTKCILCAACTSSCPVFWTDGQYFGPAAIVNAHRFIFDSRDDNAAVRLDILNDKEGVWRCRTTFNCSEACPRGIEVTKAIAEVKQAVLRGRP, encoded by the coding sequence ATGTCGAACGCCATCGCCGAAGCGCCGGCCGAGACGACCGAAGACACCGGGATCCAGTCCTTCATCGTCACCTTCAACATCCGCCGGTTCGACCCCGAGGTCGACGCCGAGCCGCACTGGGTCGACTACGACGTGGAGCTCTACTCCACCGACCGCGTGCTCGACGCCCTGCACAAGATCAAGTGGGAGGTCGACGGCTCGCTGACCTTCCGCCGCTCCTGCGCCCACGGCATCTGCGGTTCCGACGCCATGCGCATCAACGGCCGCAACCGCCTGGCCTGCAAGACGCTGATCAAGGACCTCGACATCTCGAAGCCGATCTACGTCGAGGCCATCAAGGGCCTGCCGCTGGAGAAGGACCTCGTCGTCGACATGGAGCCGTTCTTCGCGTCGTACCGCGAGGTGCAGCCGTTCCTCGTCGCGAACTCCGTGCCGGAGAAGGGCAAGGAGCGCACGCAGTCCATCGCCGACCGCGAGATCTTCGACGACACCACCAAGTGCATCCTCTGCGCCGCGTGCACCTCGTCGTGCCCCGTGTTCTGGACCGACGGCCAGTACTTCGGTCCGGCCGCGATCGTCAACGCGCACCGCTTCATCTTCGACTCGCGCGACGACAACGCCGCGGTGCGTCTCGACATCCTCAACGACAAGGAGGGCGTCTGGCGCTGCCGCACGACCTTCAACTGCTCCGAGGCGTGCCCCCGCGGCATCGAGGTCACCAAGGCCATCGCCGAGGTCAAGCAGGCAGTCCTCCGCGGGCGTCCCTGA
- the trpS gene encoding tryptophan--tRNA ligase, translated as MNKPRLYSGMQPSADSLQIGNYIGALLQWRELQTSYDAFFSVVDLHALTVAPNPAELREKTRRTAAQYIAAGIEPSQSTLYVQSHVRAHAELAWILSTITGFGEAGRMTQFKDKSARYGADATSVGLFTYPVLMAADILLYQTDVVPVGDDQKQHVELTRDLAERFNSRFGETFTVPVPVIQKETARIYDLQNPTAKMSKSAESDAGVLWMLDDPAKSAKKIMRAVTDNEGTVRFDREAKPGVSNLLTIYAALTGRQIPAIEDEYAGRGYGDFKKGLAEVVVEEFAPVRSRALELLDDPAELDRILAENAARADAVADRTLSDVYDRVGLLRRV; from the coding sequence GTGAACAAGCCTCGCCTCTACTCCGGAATGCAGCCCTCCGCCGACTCCCTCCAGATCGGCAACTACATCGGCGCGCTCCTGCAGTGGCGGGAGCTCCAGACCTCGTATGACGCGTTCTTCTCCGTCGTCGACCTGCACGCCCTCACGGTCGCCCCGAACCCGGCCGAGCTGCGCGAGAAGACCCGCCGGACCGCCGCGCAGTACATCGCCGCGGGCATCGAGCCGTCGCAGTCGACGCTGTACGTGCAGTCGCACGTCCGTGCGCACGCCGAGCTCGCCTGGATCCTCAGCACGATCACCGGCTTCGGCGAGGCCGGACGCATGACCCAGTTCAAGGACAAGTCGGCCCGCTACGGCGCTGATGCGACCAGCGTCGGCCTCTTCACCTACCCGGTACTCATGGCCGCCGACATCCTGCTGTACCAGACCGATGTCGTGCCGGTCGGAGACGACCAGAAGCAGCACGTCGAGCTCACCCGCGACCTCGCGGAGCGCTTCAACTCGCGGTTCGGCGAGACCTTCACGGTGCCCGTCCCGGTCATCCAGAAGGAGACGGCGCGCATCTACGACCTGCAGAACCCGACGGCCAAGATGTCGAAGTCGGCCGAGAGCGACGCCGGTGTGCTGTGGATGCTCGACGACCCGGCGAAGTCGGCGAAGAAGATCATGCGCGCGGTGACCGACAACGAGGGCACCGTGCGGTTCGATCGCGAGGCCAAGCCGGGCGTCTCGAACCTGCTCACCATCTACGCCGCGCTGACCGGACGCCAGATCCCCGCGATCGAGGACGAGTACGCGGGCCGCGGATACGGCGACTTCAAGAAGGGCCTCGCCGAGGTCGTCGTGGAGGAGTTCGCTCCGGTGCGCAGCCGTGCCCTCGAGCTCCTCGACGACCCGGCGGAGCTGGACCGGATCCTCGCCGAGAACGCCGCCCGCGCCGACGCCGTGGCCGATCGCACGCTGTCCGACGTGTACGACCGCGTCGGACTGCTGCGCCGGGTGTGA
- a CDS encoding gluconokinase, which produces MSVRIVVMGPSGSGKSTVGAALAEELGARFVDGDDLHPLTNVEKMAAGIPLDDDDRMPWLRVVGRTLAAETRIVVACSALRRHYRDAIRAEAPDAVFVELGVARETLARRLGDRPDHFMPASLLGSQLDEWEPLRDDEVGLRVDAALPLRREVAAIRKALIAITRAPGDAQSLR; this is translated from the coding sequence ATGAGCGTGCGCATCGTCGTGATGGGGCCCAGCGGCTCCGGGAAGTCGACGGTGGGCGCGGCGCTGGCCGAGGAGCTCGGGGCGCGCTTCGTGGACGGGGACGACCTGCATCCGCTCACCAACGTCGAGAAGATGGCGGCGGGCATCCCTCTCGACGACGACGACCGGATGCCGTGGCTCCGCGTGGTCGGACGGACGCTCGCCGCCGAGACGCGCATCGTCGTCGCCTGTTCGGCGCTGCGCCGGCACTACCGGGATGCCATCAGGGCGGAGGCACCGGACGCCGTCTTCGTCGAGCTCGGCGTGGCACGGGAGACGCTCGCACGACGGCTGGGCGATCGGCCCGATCACTTCATGCCGGCCTCGCTGCTCGGTTCCCAGCTCGACGAGTGGGAACCGCTGCGGGACGACGAGGTCGGGCTCCGCGTCGATGCCGCGCTTCCGCTGAGGCGCGAGGTGGCGGCGATCCGGAAGGCGCTCATCGCGATCACGAGAGCGCCGGGGGACGCTCAGTCCTTGCGGTAG
- a CDS encoding succinate dehydrogenase hydrophobic membrane anchor subunit: MTAQTVAAPARRQRGVNLEKWGWVFMRVSGVVLVVLIFGHLFVNLMVGEGIHALDFAFIAGKFATPFWQWWDVLMLWLALIHGANGMRTIVNDYVTNPTARKALVWALGLAAGLLILLGTLVVFTFDPCLGVTESSTLWETCQAQG, encoded by the coding sequence ATGACCGCCCAGACCGTCGCCGCTCCCGCCCGTCGCCAGCGCGGCGTCAACCTCGAGAAGTGGGGCTGGGTCTTCATGCGCGTCTCGGGCGTCGTGCTCGTCGTGCTGATCTTCGGCCACCTCTTCGTGAACCTCATGGTCGGCGAGGGCATCCACGCCCTCGACTTCGCCTTCATCGCCGGCAAGTTCGCCACCCCGTTCTGGCAGTGGTGGGACGTGCTGATGCTCTGGCTCGCACTCATCCACGGTGCCAACGGCATGCGGACGATCGTGAACGACTACGTGACCAACCCGACCGCGCGCAAGGCGCTCGTCTGGGCCCTCGGCCTGGCCGCGGGCCTGCTCATCCTCCTCGGCACCCTGGTCGTCTTCACGTTCGACCCGTGCCTGGGTGTGACCGAGTCGAGCACGCTGTGGGAGACCTGCCAGGCGCAGGGCTAG
- the pth gene encoding aminoacyl-tRNA hydrolase encodes MAATWLVVGLGNPGPRYEATRHNIGQMVVDELAARRGESFREHKGGARVVETWLRPGADKLVLAKPNTFMNVSGTPVAALARFYSVPLDHVVVVHDELDIPFDTVKLKTGGGHGGHNGVRDIARALTSPDFPRVRVGIGRPVGRQDPADWVLSPFGKDERANLPLLVGDAADAVELLVDEGLLAAQQKHHAPR; translated from the coding sequence ATGGCAGCGACCTGGCTCGTGGTCGGTCTCGGCAACCCCGGACCCCGCTATGAGGCGACCCGCCACAACATCGGCCAGATGGTCGTCGACGAGCTCGCAGCCCGCCGCGGCGAGAGCTTCCGGGAGCACAAGGGGGGCGCGCGGGTCGTGGAGACCTGGCTCCGCCCCGGCGCCGACAAGCTCGTGCTCGCGAAGCCGAACACGTTCATGAACGTCTCGGGCACGCCCGTCGCGGCGCTCGCCCGGTTCTACTCCGTCCCCCTCGATCACGTGGTCGTCGTGCACGACGAGCTGGACATCCCGTTCGACACGGTCAAGCTCAAGACCGGGGGAGGCCACGGCGGGCACAACGGCGTCCGCGACATCGCGCGAGCGCTCACGAGCCCGGACTTCCCCCGGGTGCGCGTGGGCATCGGTCGCCCGGTGGGGCGTCAGGACCCGGCCGACTGGGTGCTCTCCCCGTTCGGCAAGGACGAGCGCGCGAACCTGCCCCTGCTCGTGGGCGACGCGGCCGACGCCGTCGAGCTCCTCGTCGACGAAGGACTGCTCGCCGCACAGCAGAAGCACCACGCCCCCCGCTGA